From Streptomyces qinzhouensis, one genomic window encodes:
- a CDS encoding XRE family transcriptional regulator: protein MFQVAGEAELGLYPKGSAGPGGEPTAEAQAEDVRSSAAETELSARLARYAAQTNVNALVLEQFDADVERLARDFVSRPLPLLVPEIRTTRAEVFRLLEGRQHPSQTRHLYVVAGRLCGLAAHVSLDLGDRFAAATHARTVVQCAEAAEYLELQAWARSFQSLAAYWAGDYRRAADLAQAGQNEGRAPGTGTIKARLLSLEARARAAEGDTRSALRTLTLAQEARIAAGPDELSGVFSFPEAKQWAYTGTTLLAVGGDERIQEAIAASNRAVELYQVGPEGDRSSGDLQAAHLDLATAYLASGEIEGAGAKLSEVFAAETFTASITIRLRNLATLLGSEPYRGAQSADVLRAHIHEVTGRPAVAGNPTEPR, encoded by the coding sequence GTGTTCCAGGTCGCCGGCGAAGCAGAGCTGGGCCTCTATCCGAAGGGGTCCGCTGGACCGGGAGGAGAGCCGACCGCAGAGGCTCAAGCCGAAGATGTCCGATCCTCGGCCGCCGAAACGGAGCTGTCTGCCCGGCTGGCTCGGTACGCTGCGCAGACCAACGTCAACGCCCTCGTACTGGAGCAGTTCGACGCTGACGTTGAACGACTCGCCCGGGACTTCGTCAGCCGGCCTCTTCCTCTTCTGGTCCCGGAGATCCGCACCACCCGGGCCGAGGTGTTCCGATTACTGGAGGGCCGCCAGCATCCCAGCCAGACTCGGCACCTGTACGTGGTCGCAGGCCGGCTGTGCGGTCTCGCGGCGCATGTGTCGCTCGACCTTGGTGACCGTTTCGCCGCGGCCACTCATGCCCGTACCGTCGTGCAGTGCGCGGAGGCCGCGGAGTACTTGGAGCTACAGGCATGGGCACGGTCGTTCCAGTCACTGGCCGCCTACTGGGCGGGGGACTACCGGCGTGCAGCAGACCTTGCGCAGGCCGGACAGAACGAGGGGCGGGCCCCCGGCACAGGAACGATCAAGGCCCGGCTGCTGAGCTTGGAGGCACGGGCCCGTGCAGCTGAAGGCGACACCCGCAGCGCTCTGCGGACCCTCACTCTGGCCCAAGAGGCACGGATCGCCGCGGGACCCGATGAGCTGTCCGGGGTCTTCTCGTTTCCCGAGGCCAAGCAGTGGGCCTACACCGGTACCACTCTGTTGGCCGTCGGGGGCGACGAGCGGATTCAGGAAGCCATTGCCGCTTCCAACCGCGCCGTAGAGCTGTACCAGGTCGGCCCAGAAGGAGATCGCTCCTCAGGTGATCTACAGGCGGCGCATCTGGACCTTGCGACGGCCTACCTCGCAAGCGGTGAGATCGAAGGAGCCGGCGCGAAGCTGTCGGAGGTGTTCGCCGCCGAGACATTCACGGCAAGCATCACCATCAGGCTCCGCAACCTGGCCACGCTCCTCGGAAGCGAGCCGTACCGTGGCGCGCAGTCGGCAGACGTTCTCCGCGCGCACATCCACGAGGTGACCGGTCGGCCCGCTGTCGCCGGCAACCCCACGGAGCCCCGATGA
- a CDS encoding class I SAM-dependent methyltransferase translates to MTTQPAHDHLVTDRSLLSTKAYGTDQHLAARQSLYQWQSPRHDLPGIVVNELAGVRGTVADVGCGNGKFVARVREDRPDLTVLPMDVSHGILGAIPGAVVADVQQLPVVDGILGAVLALHMLYHVEDQARAVRELGRVLAPGGIAIISTNSRTDKRELERLWRQAAGDVLGIQEGPARVQLSARFTLEDAPVILGTAFSEIRTIPLPGVIEVTDAEPVVAHLASYEAWADKMGVPFSETIERARERVNDIIQAEGAFRVTCLGGILICR, encoded by the coding sequence ATGACCACCCAGCCCGCGCATGATCATTTGGTCACCGACCGCAGCCTCCTCTCCACCAAGGCGTACGGCACGGATCAGCACCTGGCTGCCCGCCAGTCTCTCTACCAGTGGCAGTCCCCGCGCCACGATCTCCCGGGCATCGTCGTGAACGAACTTGCCGGTGTACGGGGCACGGTCGCGGACGTGGGTTGCGGTAACGGGAAGTTCGTTGCCCGGGTGCGGGAGGACCGTCCCGACCTGACTGTGCTTCCCATGGACGTCTCTCACGGCATCCTCGGCGCCATTCCGGGAGCCGTTGTCGCGGACGTCCAGCAGTTGCCCGTCGTGGATGGCATCCTCGGCGCGGTCCTCGCGCTGCACATGCTGTACCACGTCGAGGACCAGGCCCGGGCTGTGCGGGAGCTGGGCCGGGTACTGGCACCCGGCGGTATCGCGATCATCTCCACCAACAGCAGGACCGACAAGCGGGAACTGGAACGCCTGTGGCGCCAGGCCGCGGGCGATGTGCTGGGCATCCAGGAGGGCCCGGCCCGAGTGCAGCTCTCGGCTCGCTTCACCCTGGAGGACGCGCCGGTGATCCTCGGTACGGCCTTCAGCGAGATCCGCACGATCCCCCTCCCCGGGGTGATCGAAGTGACCGACGCCGAACCGGTCGTCGCACACCTGGCCTCGTACGAAGCCTGGGCGGACAAGATGGGTGTTCCGTTCTCGGAGACGATCGAGCGCGCGCGGGAGCGGGTCAACGACATCATCCAGGCGGAGGGCGCTTTCCGGGTCACCTGCTTGGGCGGCATACTCATCTGCCGATGA
- a CDS encoding LysR family transcriptional regulator, which translates to METEALRLLTTVADTGSFTGAAARLNYTQSAVSRRIAALEQRAGGALFERLPRGVRLTPAGRLLHQHALEVLDRLARADRELAALHAGRGGLLHVGAFATANISLLPTALRALGSARPEVEPVVVEAPSAELMERLADGALDLAVASDYPYGLPSADGVTTSVLCEDDLLVALPRGHRLAASGPVDLLALSDEAWIQRAYGDRPTPLADAWARAGGTPRKIIRIAEWSGKFGYVAAGLGVALVPSLAARAVPADIVLRPLTDPALHRTIHTARPSVPLAAARELEELLREARRVT; encoded by the coding sequence ATGGAGACCGAAGCACTACGACTACTGACAACCGTGGCCGACACCGGTTCGTTCACCGGGGCGGCGGCCCGGCTCAACTACACCCAGTCCGCGGTGTCCCGGCGGATCGCCGCGCTCGAACAGCGCGCGGGCGGCGCCCTGTTCGAACGGCTGCCGCGGGGTGTACGGCTCACACCCGCCGGGCGGCTGCTGCATCAGCACGCCCTCGAAGTACTGGACCGGCTGGCCCGGGCGGACCGGGAACTCGCAGCGCTCCACGCGGGCCGGGGCGGCCTGCTGCATGTGGGCGCCTTCGCCACGGCCAATATCTCCCTGCTGCCGACCGCGCTGCGGGCGCTGGGCTCGGCGCGGCCCGAGGTCGAACCGGTGGTGGTGGAGGCCCCGAGCGCGGAGCTGATGGAGCGCCTCGCGGACGGCGCGCTCGATCTGGCCGTCGCCAGTGACTATCCGTACGGCCTGCCCTCCGCCGACGGGGTCACGACCTCCGTGCTCTGCGAGGACGACCTCCTGGTCGCCCTCCCGCGCGGCCACCGGCTCGCCGCGTCCGGTCCGGTGGACCTCCTCGCCCTGAGCGACGAGGCCTGGATCCAGCGGGCGTACGGCGACCGCCCCACCCCGCTCGCCGACGCGTGGGCCCGTGCGGGCGGCACCCCCCGGAAGATCATCCGCATCGCGGAATGGTCCGGGAAGTTCGGCTATGTGGCGGCGGGCCTGGGCGTGGCCCTGGTCCCCTCCCTGGCCGCCCGCGCCGTCCCCGCGGATATCGTGCTCCGCCCCCTGACGGACCCGGCCCTCCACCGCACGATCCACACGGCCCGCCCATCGGTACCCCTGGCGGCGGCGCGGGAGCTGGAGGAGCTGCTGCGGGAGGCGCGCCGGGTCACGTAG
- a CDS encoding M20 family metallopeptidase, translating to MALHEAPPLTLPAMLADLEELVRCESFSADHTALARSAETVGALGARLTGAEPETIVVDGVPHLRWCFGTPRVLLLGHHDTVWPVGSLRTRPWSVTAGAARGPGVLDMKAGLVQLFHALASLPALDGVCVLINGDEEIGSPTSRELIEETARRCTAALVLEPAADGRGALKTARKGASRYEVGIIGRAAHAGLEPHRGINASVEAAHQVLALAGIGAAARDGDPLLGGVTVTPTLLSAGSSANTVPARARVSVDVRVPSRAAQQRIDTLIRELVPRTPGARLEITGGAGRPPLEPASSAGLFALASDLAAELGQGPLRGLAVGGVSDGNRTAAVGCPTLDGLGAVGGGAHADHEFVRLDRMIPRARLLARLVARTAS from the coding sequence ATGGCGCTGCACGAGGCCCCACCGCTCACACTGCCGGCGATGCTGGCCGATCTCGAAGAACTCGTCCGCTGCGAGTCCTTCTCCGCCGACCACACCGCACTGGCCCGCAGCGCCGAGACCGTCGGCGCCCTCGGCGCCCGGCTCACCGGGGCCGAGCCGGAGACGATCGTGGTCGACGGGGTGCCCCATCTGCGCTGGTGCTTCGGCACCCCGCGGGTGCTGCTGCTCGGGCACCACGACACCGTGTGGCCCGTCGGTTCGCTCCGCACCCGGCCGTGGTCGGTGACGGCGGGGGCGGCCCGGGGCCCCGGGGTGCTGGACATGAAGGCCGGACTGGTGCAGCTGTTCCACGCGCTGGCCTCGCTGCCCGCCCTCGACGGGGTGTGCGTACTGATCAACGGGGACGAGGAGATCGGCTCCCCGACCTCCCGGGAGCTGATCGAGGAGACCGCCCGCCGCTGCACCGCCGCCCTGGTCCTGGAACCCGCCGCGGACGGGCGGGGCGCGCTGAAGACCGCCCGCAAGGGGGCCTCCCGCTACGAGGTCGGGATCATCGGCCGGGCCGCGCACGCGGGACTGGAGCCGCACCGGGGGATCAACGCCTCCGTCGAGGCCGCGCACCAGGTCCTGGCGCTCGCCGGGATCGGCGCGGCGGCCCGGGACGGGGATCCGCTGCTGGGCGGGGTGACCGTGACCCCGACCCTGCTGTCGGCGGGCAGTTCGGCCAATACGGTGCCCGCCCGGGCCCGCGTCTCGGTGGACGTCCGGGTCCCGAGCCGGGCCGCACAGCAGCGGATCGACACCCTCATCCGCGAGCTGGTGCCCAGAACCCCCGGTGCCCGGCTGGAGATCACCGGCGGCGCGGGGCGGCCGCCCCTGGAGCCCGCGTCCTCCGCCGGACTGTTCGCCCTGGCCTCCGATCTCGCCGCCGAACTGGGGCAGGGACCGCTGCGCGGGCTCGCCGTGGGCGGGGTCTCGGACGGCAACCGGACCGCCGCGGTGGGCTGTCCGACCCTGGACGGCCTCGGCGCGGTCGGCGGCGGCGCGCACGCCGACCACGAGTTCGTCCGGCTCGACCGGATGATCCCCCGCGCCCGGCTCCTCGCCCGGCTCGTCGCCAGGACCGCGTCATGA
- a CDS encoding serine hydrolase domain-containing protein — protein sequence MAVQGTVATGFEGVREEFDAFLTGEEHEPGAQLVVHRGGERVVDLWSDGVTGESLLGVFSSTKGAAYLVTALLVQDGLLDLDRTVASYWPDFAAEGKGEVTLRELLAHRAGVVGLDAGLTREELADDRAIAARLAGQRPFWQPGRFFGYHALVIGALVGEVVFRATGRTLHEWYEERIRAPYGLDFWLGLPEREEPRFLTTLPMLPTPEQAAEMEAAAYSPYSMTGIALNLHAPDNGELSDLPNSRTVRAKGQASAGGIGSARGLAGMYAAAAFGLDGRAPLLKPDTAAEFARVHSEGNDLVGGAPDAFGLGFLAMGVRFPFLGADSFGHSGAAGSLAFADPRQGFAYAYTRRRYAFPGGTAPENERLLRSVVRALG from the coding sequence ATGGCAGTCCAGGGCACAGTGGCCACCGGTTTCGAAGGGGTACGGGAGGAGTTCGACGCCTTCCTCACGGGTGAGGAGCATGAGCCGGGCGCACAGCTGGTGGTGCACCGGGGCGGCGAGCGGGTGGTGGACCTGTGGTCGGACGGGGTGACCGGGGAGTCGCTGCTCGGTGTCTTCTCGTCCACCAAGGGCGCGGCGTATCTGGTGACCGCGCTCCTGGTCCAGGACGGCCTCCTGGATCTGGACCGTACGGTGGCCTCGTACTGGCCGGACTTCGCCGCCGAGGGCAAGGGCGAGGTCACCCTGCGCGAGCTGCTCGCGCACCGGGCCGGGGTGGTCGGCCTGGACGCCGGCCTCACCCGGGAGGAGCTGGCCGACGACCGGGCGATCGCGGCCAGGCTGGCCGGACAGCGCCCGTTCTGGCAGCCGGGGCGGTTCTTCGGCTACCACGCGCTGGTGATCGGCGCGCTGGTCGGCGAGGTGGTGTTCCGGGCCACCGGACGGACTCTGCACGAGTGGTACGAGGAGCGGATACGCGCCCCGTACGGGCTGGACTTCTGGCTGGGCCTCCCGGAGCGCGAGGAGCCGCGCTTCCTCACCACCCTGCCGATGCTGCCGACACCGGAGCAGGCGGCCGAAATGGAGGCCGCCGCGTACAGCCCGTACAGCATGACCGGTATCGCCCTCAACCTGCACGCTCCGGACAACGGCGAGCTGTCCGACCTCCCGAACTCCCGTACGGTCCGGGCGAAGGGCCAGGCGTCGGCGGGCGGTATCGGCTCCGCGCGCGGTCTGGCCGGTATGTACGCGGCGGCCGCGTTCGGCCTGGACGGCCGGGCTCCGCTGCTGAAGCCGGACACGGCGGCCGAGTTCGCCCGGGTCCACTCGGAGGGCAACGACCTGGTGGGCGGCGCGCCGGACGCGTTCGGCCTGGGCTTCCTGGCGATGGGCGTGCGCTTCCCCTTCCTGGGGGCCGATTCCTTCGGCCACAGCGGCGCCGCGGGCTCCCTCGCCTTCGCCGACCCGCGCCAGGGCTTCGCCTATGCCTACACCCGCCGCCGGTACGCCTTCCCGGGCGGTACGGCCCCGGAGAACGAGCGCCTGCTGCGGTCGGTGGTCCGGGCGCTCGGCTGA
- a CDS encoding cytochrome P450 family protein, with protein sequence MSRTAAPSALSPSLVIDPFVRDLDGETARLRESGPFVRIDLLGAPAWTVTEHSVARKLLTDARLVKDINRWRLWQSGEIDRQWPLVGMIDTGRSMFSVDGAEHRRLRAKTAQAITARRVESMRPVVESITAELLDALPEQADTDGRVDLKTHFAQPLPMSVVCNLMGVPDESIPRQMRLWKKFFSVLTPQDERLGAVDELTEIFTELVREKAAAPGDDLTSALILADEGGEPLTQHEVMGNLKDMIGAGHETTVGLVLNAVRALLANPDQLELVRSGQVPWETVVEEVLRWDPPTTHLLMRFATEDIDVDGFVIGQGEGVVISYRAIGRDRDRHGSEADAFDITRATPIRHMTFGHGPHMCPGAALSRLEANVALPALFARYPDLRLAIPADELRNMPVMTQNDLEAFPILLNG encoded by the coding sequence ATGAGCCGTACCGCCGCCCCCTCCGCCCTCTCCCCCTCCCTGGTCATCGATCCCTTCGTCCGCGATCTCGACGGCGAGACCGCCCGGCTCCGCGAGTCCGGCCCCTTCGTCCGGATCGATCTGCTGGGCGCGCCCGCCTGGACCGTGACCGAGCACAGCGTGGCCCGGAAGCTGCTGACCGATGCCCGGCTGGTCAAGGACATCAACCGCTGGCGGCTGTGGCAGTCCGGGGAGATCGACCGGCAGTGGCCGCTGGTCGGCATGATCGACACCGGCCGTTCGATGTTCTCGGTGGACGGGGCGGAGCACCGGCGGCTGCGGGCGAAGACGGCGCAGGCGATCACCGCCCGCCGGGTGGAGTCGATGCGTCCGGTGGTGGAGTCCATCACCGCGGAGCTCCTCGACGCCCTCCCCGAACAGGCCGACACGGACGGCCGGGTGGATCTGAAGACGCATTTCGCGCAGCCGCTGCCGATGAGCGTCGTCTGCAATCTGATGGGCGTCCCGGACGAGTCGATTCCGCGCCAGATGAGACTCTGGAAGAAGTTCTTCTCCGTCCTCACCCCGCAGGACGAGCGGCTGGGCGCCGTCGACGAGCTGACGGAGATCTTCACGGAGCTGGTACGGGAGAAGGCCGCGGCCCCCGGGGACGATCTGACCAGTGCGCTGATCCTCGCCGACGAGGGCGGTGAACCCCTCACCCAGCACGAGGTGATGGGCAATCTCAAGGACATGATCGGCGCCGGTCACGAGACGACGGTCGGTCTGGTCCTCAACGCGGTACGGGCCCTGCTGGCCAACCCCGACCAGCTCGAACTGGTCCGCTCGGGGCAGGTCCCGTGGGAGACGGTGGTCGAGGAGGTCCTGCGCTGGGACCCGCCGACCACCCATCTCCTGATGCGCTTCGCCACCGAGGACATCGACGTCGACGGCTTCGTCATCGGGCAGGGCGAGGGCGTGGTGATCTCGTACCGCGCGATCGGCCGCGACCGGGACCGGCACGGCTCGGAGGCGGACGCGTTCGACATCACCCGCGCCACGCCCATCCGCCATATGACCTTCGGCCACGGCCCCCATATGTGCCCGGGCGCGGCCCTCTCCCGGCTGGAGGCCAATGTCGCCCTCCCGGCGCTCTTCGCCCGCTATCCGGATCTGCGGCTGGCGATCCCGGCGGACGAACTCCGCAATATGCCGGTGATGACCCAGAACGACCTGGAGGCGTTCCCGATCCTGCTGAACGGCTGA
- a CDS encoding cytochrome P450: protein MTTPEPARESRCPAHPAGLDPVALSGPRFHTEPHQLYREMRREHGPVVPVELPGGIPAWLIVSYHEMHQVTSDPELFPRDVSLWNQWPNIPDDWPLLPMIQKPQPSIYFTAGEAHRRHASLVVPALESVDPFELRHACEQLSDQLIDAFCSRGEAELVSEFAKPLPVLALARLLGYTESDGAAVARALGELVDGGEGAMRAHQEYLALNHQLIKNKRVEPGDDVTSWMLAQDGFTEEEVALNIKDVMGAAFVTTADWIGNSIRLMLTDDRFAAALGGGRHSVGQAMNEVLWEDTPTQILAGRWAARDTLLAGQQIRAGDLVMLGLAAANADPLIQQQFAPSQGGNSAHFSFSHGEYRCPLPAQEIAEIIARTAIEVLLDRLPDVDLAVPAQTLVRRPSTFLRGMTAIPVRFTPNRPTGDQP, encoded by the coding sequence ATGACCACCCCCGAACCCGCCCGGGAGAGCCGCTGCCCCGCGCATCCGGCCGGCCTCGACCCGGTCGCGCTGAGCGGCCCCCGCTTCCACACCGAACCGCACCAGCTGTACCGGGAGATGCGGCGTGAGCACGGGCCGGTGGTCCCGGTCGAGCTGCCGGGCGGCATCCCCGCCTGGCTGATCGTCAGCTACCACGAGATGCACCAGGTCACCAGCGACCCGGAGCTGTTCCCGCGCGATGTGAGCCTGTGGAACCAGTGGCCGAACATCCCGGACGACTGGCCGCTGCTGCCGATGATCCAGAAGCCGCAGCCGTCGATCTACTTCACGGCGGGCGAGGCGCACCGGCGGCACGCCTCCCTGGTGGTGCCGGCGCTGGAGAGCGTCGACCCGTTCGAGCTGCGCCATGCCTGCGAGCAGCTGTCGGACCAGCTGATCGACGCCTTCTGCTCGCGCGGTGAGGCGGAGCTGGTGTCCGAATTCGCCAAACCGCTGCCGGTGCTGGCACTGGCCCGGCTCCTCGGCTACACGGAGTCCGACGGCGCCGCGGTGGCCCGGGCGCTGGGTGAGCTGGTGGACGGCGGTGAGGGTGCCATGCGCGCCCATCAGGAGTATCTGGCGCTCAACCATCAGCTGATCAAGAACAAGCGGGTGGAGCCGGGCGACGATGTGACGTCCTGGATGCTGGCGCAGGACGGTTTCACCGAGGAGGAGGTCGCCCTCAACATCAAGGACGTGATGGGCGCCGCGTTCGTCACCACCGCGGACTGGATCGGCAACTCGATCCGGCTGATGCTCACCGACGACCGGTTCGCCGCGGCCCTCGGCGGCGGCCGGCACAGCGTCGGCCAGGCGATGAACGAGGTGCTGTGGGAGGACACCCCCACCCAGATCCTGGCGGGCCGCTGGGCGGCCCGGGACACCCTGCTCGCCGGGCAGCAGATCCGGGCGGGCGATCTGGTGATGCTGGGACTGGCCGCGGCCAACGCGGATCCGCTGATCCAGCAGCAGTTCGCGCCCTCGCAGGGCGGCAACAGCGCGCACTTCTCCTTCAGCCACGGCGAGTACCGCTGCCCGCTCCCGGCCCAGGAGATCGCGGAGATCATCGCCCGTACCGCCATCGAAGTACTGCTGGACCGGCTGCCCGACGTCGATCTCGCCGTGCCGGCCCAGACCCTGGTCCGCCGTCCCTCCACCTTCCTGCGCGGAATGACGGCGATCCCCGTTCGGTTCACGCCCAACCGTCCCACTGGAGACCAGCCATGA
- a CDS encoding GTP-binding protein, whose amino-acid sequence MDSANSDLAESRPASSRTPLRSTADNGLKIVIVGGFGVGKTTMVRSVSDIRPLNTEETMTLASRDVDDLRAVPQKSATTVAFDFGRISLDERTVLYLFGAPGQERFWFLWDRLFSGTLGAVVLVDTRRLADSWYAIDRLEHHGTPFIVARNDFGGPPHSAEQLREALDLDPHIPLIDCDARSRASSKKVLIALVEHLQALVGTPETA is encoded by the coding sequence TTGGACTCCGCGAACTCTGACCTCGCCGAATCGCGTCCGGCGTCGTCCCGTACCCCGCTGAGAAGCACGGCCGACAACGGACTGAAGATCGTCATCGTCGGCGGCTTCGGCGTGGGCAAGACCACCATGGTCCGCTCGGTCAGCGATATCCGTCCGCTGAACACCGAGGAGACGATGACCCTGGCGAGCCGGGACGTCGACGATCTGCGGGCCGTACCGCAGAAGTCGGCCACCACCGTCGCCTTCGACTTCGGCCGGATCAGCCTGGACGAGCGCACCGTGCTCTATCTCTTCGGCGCCCCCGGCCAGGAGCGGTTCTGGTTTCTGTGGGACCGGCTGTTCAGCGGCACGCTCGGCGCGGTCGTCCTGGTGGACACCCGGCGGCTGGCCGATTCCTGGTACGCGATCGACCGGCTGGAGCACCATGGGACCCCGTTCATCGTGGCCCGGAACGATTTCGGCGGCCCGCCGCACTCGGCGGAGCAGCTCCGGGAGGCGCTCGACCTCGATCCGCACATACCGCTGATCGACTGCGACGCCCGTTCCCGCGCTTCCAGCAAGAAGGTGCTGATCGCCCTGGTCGAGCATCTGCAAGCACTCGTCGGCACTCCGGAGACGGCCTGA
- a CDS encoding DUF742 domain-containing protein: MIRSARDENPDRLYTLTGGRSRPSRNDFDLVTLIVAECEPARGMQSEHSAILRLCPLPVAVVEIAAELRLPVSITKILLSDLLDAGRITVRHPRTLAGPARLPDHATLEKVLVGLREL, encoded by the coding sequence GTGATCCGCTCCGCCCGGGACGAGAACCCGGACCGTCTCTACACACTGACCGGGGGCCGCAGCCGCCCCAGCCGGAACGACTTCGACCTGGTGACGCTGATCGTCGCCGAATGCGAACCGGCCCGGGGCATGCAGTCGGAGCACTCCGCGATCCTGCGGCTGTGCCCGCTGCCGGTCGCCGTCGTGGAGATCGCGGCCGAGCTGCGCTTACCGGTCAGCATCACCAAGATCCTGCTCTCCGATCTGCTGGACGCGGGCCGGATCACCGTCCGTCATCCGCGCACCCTGGCGGGCCCGGCGCGGCTTCCCGATCACGCCACCCTGGAGAAGGTGCTCGTTGGACTCCGCGAACTCTGA
- a CDS encoding roadblock/LC7 domain-containing protein — protein MTASATGAAGLGWLLEGLLERTPGARHALVLSRDGLKLCHTADLSADRADQLSAISAGIQSLSHGASVEFGDGSGGVRQSMTEFYGGILFIAEAGEGSHVAVIAAEDADAGLVGHNMLELVEQLGEHLSAPPRPAEHVPAQ, from the coding sequence ATGACCGCATCAGCCACCGGCGCGGCTGGCCTCGGCTGGCTGCTGGAAGGACTGCTGGAACGCACGCCCGGCGCACGGCACGCGCTCGTGCTCTCCCGGGACGGCCTGAAGCTCTGCCACACCGCCGATCTGTCGGCGGACCGCGCCGACCAGCTGTCGGCGATCTCCGCCGGTATCCAGAGCCTCTCCCACGGCGCGTCCGTGGAGTTCGGCGACGGCTCCGGCGGCGTCCGCCAGTCGATGACCGAGTTCTACGGCGGCATCCTCTTCATCGCCGAGGCGGGCGAGGGCAGCCATGTGGCGGTGATCGCGGCCGAGGACGCGGACGCCGGGCTGGTCGGCCACAACATGCTGGAACTGGTCGAGCAGCTCGGCGAGCACCTCAGCGCCCCGCCCCGGCCCGCCGAACACGTCCCGGCGCAGTGA
- a CDS encoding sensor histidine kinase, with translation MALSGAGGVIVVAALLLMTAVTVALVYRNRALRAGARAADLATAADRFADQAVPALMTAIRQGSRAGAALAAVPAPENPAYQRVLRQIADEAERSERRRIAAVGEAGLGEKRRAAAMAACANAAGRMQAMTTGMLADLREMEHRHDDEDVLADLLHLDHRTAQAGRLADSIAVLSGARSGRRWAKPIPMESILRGAMGRVAGYQRVRIRSVADIAVAGHAAEGVMHVLAELLDNACNFSPPTTDVHGYVAEVPAGAVITVEDSGLVMGETALRRAERAVSGESGDLSTLTGTRLGLAVVGRLARKHGLTVSFRPSAIGGTGVVVMIPQELVTRSRPDEPQIPAGMRRGAAATRTTTAANGGSAGLGSLPGQRTGQRTRADHDFTPAALGIDPGAGTAPVAELPKRRRGRTLAATHPDGLPSSAAPRDDGGTARPQSAGAGARFGAFRRAVTGQEQHTGPGAGTTTPPATPLSEDDR, from the coding sequence ATGGCCTTGTCCGGCGCAGGCGGCGTCATCGTCGTTGCCGCCCTTTTACTCATGACCGCTGTCACGGTGGCACTCGTGTACCGCAACCGGGCCCTTCGCGCCGGCGCCCGGGCCGCCGATCTCGCGACGGCCGCCGACCGCTTCGCCGACCAGGCGGTGCCCGCCTTGATGACCGCGATCCGCCAGGGTTCCCGGGCGGGCGCGGCGCTCGCCGCCGTACCCGCGCCGGAGAACCCCGCCTACCAGCGGGTGCTCCGGCAGATCGCCGACGAGGCGGAGCGCAGCGAACGGCGCCGGATCGCCGCCGTCGGGGAGGCCGGACTCGGTGAGAAGCGGCGCGCCGCGGCCATGGCCGCCTGCGCCAACGCGGCGGGCCGGATGCAGGCCATGACCACCGGCATGCTCGCCGACCTCCGCGAGATGGAGCACCGCCACGACGACGAGGACGTCCTCGCCGATCTGCTCCACCTCGACCACCGCACCGCCCAGGCGGGCCGGCTCGCCGACAGCATCGCCGTGCTCAGCGGCGCCCGCTCCGGGCGGCGCTGGGCCAAGCCCATCCCCATGGAGTCGATCCTGCGGGGCGCCATGGGCCGGGTCGCGGGCTATCAGCGCGTCCGGATCCGTTCGGTCGCTGACATCGCTGTCGCGGGCCACGCGGCCGAGGGCGTGATGCACGTCCTGGCCGAACTCCTCGACAACGCCTGCAACTTCTCCCCGCCCACCACCGATGTCCACGGCTATGTCGCCGAGGTCCCGGCCGGGGCCGTGATCACCGTCGAGGACAGCGGTCTGGTGATGGGCGAGACGGCGCTGCGCCGGGCCGAGCGGGCGGTCTCCGGCGAGTCCGGCGACCTGTCCACGCTCACCGGTACCCGTCTCGGCCTCGCCGTCGTGGGCCGCCTCGCCCGGAAGCACGGGCTGACGGTCTCGTTCCGGCCCTCGGCCATCGGCGGCACCGGGGTGGTCGTGATGATCCCCCAGGAGCTGGTCACCCGCAGCCGTCCGGACGAGCCGCAGATACCGGCGGGAATGCGGCGCGGCGCGGCGGCGACCCGTACCACCACGGCCGCCAACGGCGGCTCCGCCGGACTCGGTTCCCTTCCGGGGCAGCGGACCGGACAGCGGACCCGGGCGGACCACGACTTCACCCCGGCCGCCTTGGGCATCGACCCCGGCGCCGGGACGGCGCCCGTGGCCGAGCTGCCCAAGCGGCGGCGCGGCAGAACCCTGGCCGCCACCCATCCCGACGGACTGCCCAGCTCCGCGGCACCGCGCGACGACGGCGGCACGGCCCGCCCGCAGTCCGCGGGCGCCGGCGCCCGCTTCGGCGCCTTCCGGCGCGCGGTGACCGGCCAGGAACAGCACACCGGCCCCGGCGCCGGTACGACCACACCCCCCGCGACCCCCCTTTCGGAGGACGACCGATGA